A DNA window from Parafrankia irregularis contains the following coding sequences:
- a CDS encoding enoyl-CoA hydratase-related protein, producing MPTLERHGDVAVLDLGDGENRFHPDWISSVNAALDELEKADGPRALVTTATGRFYSNGLDLDWLFAHAEQHQDYVDSVHRLLARMLTLPLVTVAALQGHVFAAGAMFSLAHDFRVMRADRGFWCLPEADIHIPFTEGMSALIQSRLTPQTAHEAMVTARRYGGTAAATAGIVDQAVDEDAVRSTAVEIAEAQAGKAGDTLGTIKARMYAAVVAALHGHG from the coding sequence ATGCCCACTCTGGAGCGCCACGGCGACGTCGCCGTTCTCGATCTCGGTGACGGGGAGAACCGGTTCCATCCCGACTGGATCAGCTCCGTCAACGCCGCCCTGGACGAGCTGGAGAAGGCCGACGGGCCCCGGGCGCTCGTGACCACCGCGACGGGCCGGTTCTACTCGAACGGCCTTGATCTGGACTGGCTGTTCGCGCACGCCGAGCAACACCAGGACTACGTCGACTCCGTGCACCGGCTCCTCGCGCGGATGCTGACCCTGCCCCTGGTCACGGTCGCCGCGCTCCAGGGCCACGTGTTCGCCGCCGGCGCGATGTTCTCGCTGGCGCACGACTTCCGGGTGATGCGCGCCGACCGTGGCTTCTGGTGCCTGCCCGAGGCCGACATCCACATTCCGTTCACCGAGGGCATGTCCGCGCTCATCCAGTCCCGGTTGACGCCGCAGACGGCGCACGAGGCGATGGTCACCGCCCGTCGCTACGGCGGGACGGCCGCGGCCACGGCCGGCATCGTCGACCAGGCAGTGGACGAGGACGCGGTGCGGTCGACGGCCGTCGAGATCGCCGAGGCACAGGCCGGCAAGGCCGGGGACACCCTGGGCACGATCAAGGCCCGCATGTACGCGGCCGTGGTGGCCGCGCTACATGGCCACGGCTGA
- a CDS encoding TIGR03617 family F420-dependent LLM class oxidoreductase: MKVDGTLGGLADAVARAGSAEDAGYDGIWAGEVNQDPFLPLTLAAQTTSRVELGTSITVALARSPMSLAYTANDLHRFSGGRLRLGLGSQVRAHITRRFSMPWGRPAPQMREFVLAMRAIWSCWADGTGLRFEGEYYRHTLMPPAFVSPPHPFGPPPVFLAGVGDAMTQVAGEVADGFLCHWFTSPRWIREHTIPALERGRQLTGRTLDGFEIVAGGFVATGTDQEITEGVQRMRSQIAFYGSTPAYRPLMELHGWGDLGTELTVLSKQNRWVEMAGLIDDQVVDAFGLVTTPEELPRRLAERLGGLVTRVAFTPPASFGPERVRETLDAIRAVTPYSPAPGPAPEAAAEPEAAAAR, from the coding sequence GTGAAGGTCGACGGCACTCTCGGTGGGCTGGCGGACGCCGTGGCGCGGGCCGGTTCCGCCGAGGACGCGGGCTATGACGGAATCTGGGCCGGCGAGGTCAACCAGGACCCTTTTCTGCCGCTCACCCTCGCCGCCCAGACGACGTCCAGGGTGGAGCTGGGAACGTCGATCACGGTCGCCCTGGCGCGTTCTCCAATGTCACTCGCCTATACCGCGAACGATCTGCACCGCTTTTCCGGCGGGCGGCTGCGGCTTGGCCTCGGCTCGCAGGTGCGGGCGCACATCACCCGGCGCTTCTCCATGCCCTGGGGGCGGCCCGCGCCGCAGATGCGGGAATTCGTCCTGGCTATGCGGGCGATCTGGTCGTGCTGGGCCGACGGCACTGGGCTCAGGTTCGAAGGTGAGTACTACCGGCACACGCTGATGCCGCCGGCCTTCGTGTCACCACCGCACCCGTTCGGGCCGCCGCCGGTTTTCCTCGCCGGGGTCGGGGATGCCATGACCCAGGTCGCCGGTGAAGTGGCGGACGGATTTCTGTGCCACTGGTTCACCAGCCCACGGTGGATCCGCGAGCACACGATTCCGGCGCTGGAGCGGGGTCGCCAGCTCACCGGCCGCACACTCGACGGGTTCGAGATCGTCGCGGGCGGCTTCGTGGCGACCGGAACCGACCAGGAGATAACCGAGGGCGTGCAGAGAATGCGCTCCCAGATCGCCTTCTACGGGTCGACGCCGGCCTACCGGCCGTTGATGGAGCTGCACGGCTGGGGTGACCTCGGTACCGAGCTCACCGTGCTCTCGAAGCAGAACCGATGGGTGGAGATGGCCGGGCTGATCGACGACCAGGTCGTCGACGCGTTTGGCCTGGTGACCACGCCCGAGGAGCTTCCCCGCCGGCTGGCCGAACGTCTGGGCGGGCTGGTGACCAGGGTGGCCTTCACTCCGCCGGCATCCTTCGGCCCGGAGCGGGTGCGGGAGACGCTCGACGCGATCCGCGCTGTCACGCCCTACTCCCCCGCACCCGGCCCGGCGCCCGAAGCCGCAGCCGAGCCCGAAGCCGCAGCCGCCCGCTAG
- the tadA gene encoding tRNA adenosine(34) deaminase TadA → MGLALAEAALAETAGDVPVGAVVVAADGRILGRGHNAREAAGDPTAHAEVIALRHAAAELGAWRLGGTTLVVTLEPCTMCAGALVLARVDRVVYGAVDPKAGAVGSLWDVVRDRRLNHRPEVISGVRAQECSDQLAAFFDGRRAQRRPRDGSDRPS, encoded by the coding sequence ATGGGGCTCGCGCTGGCCGAGGCGGCGCTGGCCGAGACGGCCGGGGACGTCCCGGTCGGCGCGGTCGTCGTCGCCGCGGACGGGCGGATCCTCGGCCGCGGGCACAACGCCCGCGAGGCCGCCGGCGACCCCACCGCGCACGCCGAGGTCATCGCCCTGCGCCACGCCGCCGCCGAGCTCGGAGCCTGGCGGCTGGGCGGAACGACCCTCGTCGTGACCCTGGAGCCGTGCACCATGTGCGCGGGCGCGCTGGTACTCGCCCGAGTCGACCGCGTCGTGTACGGCGCGGTTGACCCCAAGGCCGGCGCTGTGGGCTCCTTGTGGGATGTCGTCCGCGACCGGCGGCTGAACCACCGCCCCGAGGTCATCTCCGGCGTCCGTGCGCAGGAATGCTCCGACCAGCTCGCCGCCTTCTTCGACGGCCGCCGCGCCCAGCGCCGCCCCCGCGACGGGTCGGACCGGCCCTCCTGA
- a CDS encoding type 1 glutamine amidotransferase gives MIRPSATRIALIYPELLGTYGDGGNAIVLAQRLRWRGLRAEIVEVPAGEVVPADCDIYLLGGGEDEPQVLAADGMRRNRSLLRAVSGGAAVLAVCAGYQVIGATFPAGNGQIHDGVNLIDVETRRSFEPPDVPPPPRAVGDIVVEPSPQLGLPTLYGYENHGGRTRPLPGFRGIPLGTVRVGVGDGTPARTDGVVDGKVIGTYLHGPVLAQNPALADLLLTWVHGPLAPLDGPREVGILRDARAHALAEG, from the coding sequence GTGATCCGCCCCTCGGCGACCCGGATCGCGCTGATCTATCCGGAGCTGCTCGGCACCTACGGCGACGGTGGCAACGCGATCGTGCTGGCCCAGCGGCTGCGCTGGCGTGGGCTGCGGGCGGAGATCGTGGAGGTGCCGGCCGGTGAGGTGGTGCCGGCCGACTGCGACATCTACCTGCTGGGCGGCGGTGAGGACGAGCCGCAGGTGCTGGCCGCCGACGGTATGCGCCGCAACCGCTCGCTGCTGCGCGCCGTGTCCGGCGGCGCGGCGGTGCTGGCCGTCTGCGCGGGCTACCAGGTGATCGGCGCGACCTTCCCGGCGGGCAACGGCCAGATCCACGACGGGGTCAACCTGATCGACGTCGAGACCCGCCGTTCCTTCGAACCACCGGACGTCCCGCCGCCGCCGCGCGCGGTCGGCGACATCGTGGTGGAACCGAGCCCCCAGCTGGGCCTGCCGACGCTCTACGGCTATGAGAACCATGGCGGGCGCACCCGCCCGCTGCCGGGCTTCCGCGGCATCCCGCTCGGCACGGTCCGGGTCGGGGTCGGGGACGGGACACCCGCCCGCACCGATGGTGTCGTCGACGGGAAGGTCATCGGCACCTACCTGCACGGGCCGGTGCTGGCGCAGAACCCGGCCCTGGCCGACCTGCTGCTGACCTGGGTGCACGGCCCGCTGGCGCCGCTGGACGGCCCGCGTGAGGTGGGCATCCTGCGTGACGCCAGAGCTCACGCGCTCGCGGAGGGCTGA
- a CDS encoding PHB depolymerase family esterase: MWFGCIVASNPLAGWWGKNKRNVIIIGVVLVVVWWLAAGRGHPKVEKATIPDSYPSAGRELLVQAPSDPGDPLPLVIILHDDNSDAKTLEEGSKVSSLANRKDLALAFPEAVAGTWRLDDPKGADVQYLSDVVRYMDEKRSDIDLDRVYLWGMGEGARLALLAACTSATPIYAAVGVVGQFDTEPGPTCDNVTPHGRFAETEWDKGVTDALWKFSRDLHRTV, from the coding sequence GTGTGGTTCGGTTGCATCGTGGCGTCGAATCCCCTTGCCGGATGGTGGGGCAAGAACAAGAGAAACGTGATCATCATTGGCGTCGTGCTGGTGGTCGTCTGGTGGCTGGCCGCGGGACGGGGCCATCCAAAGGTCGAAAAGGCGACCATCCCGGACAGCTATCCCTCGGCCGGCCGGGAACTGCTCGTCCAGGCGCCTTCTGATCCGGGCGACCCGTTGCCGTTGGTAATCATCCTGCACGATGACAATTCGGATGCGAAGACGTTGGAAGAGGGGAGCAAGGTGTCCTCGCTGGCGAATCGCAAGGATCTCGCGCTCGCTTTCCCGGAGGCCGTCGCCGGAACCTGGCGACTGGACGACCCGAAAGGCGCGGACGTGCAGTACCTGAGCGATGTCGTGCGCTATATGGACGAGAAGCGGTCCGACATCGACCTGGACCGGGTGTACCTCTGGGGCATGGGTGAGGGGGCCCGGCTGGCGCTGCTCGCGGCCTGCACCTCGGCCACGCCGATCTACGCCGCGGTCGGCGTGGTGGGGCAGTTCGACACCGAGCCCGGGCCGACCTGCGACAACGTCACCCCGCATGGCCGGTTCGCCGAGACCGAGTGGGACAAGGGCGTCACGGACGCCCTGTGGAAGTTCTCCCGCGACCTGCACCGGACCGTGTGA
- a CDS encoding ferredoxin, with protein sequence MKVSIDHDLCQGHARCWDICPEVFELDEQGHGLVAVPEVPPAHEAKAREAAENCPERAITVS encoded by the coding sequence ATGAAGGTGTCGATCGATCACGACCTCTGCCAGGGGCACGCCCGCTGTTGGGATATCTGCCCCGAGGTGTTCGAGCTTGACGAGCAGGGCCATGGCTTAGTGGCGGTGCCGGAGGTTCCCCCGGCTCATGAGGCCAAGGCTCGCGAGGCTGCGGAGAACTGCCCGGAGCGCGCGATCACGGTCAGCTGA
- a CDS encoding NAD(P)-dependent oxidoreductase gives MARIVVLGAGGQVGQSIVAEAVKRGHEVTAVDQDKNSLNGISRQANAVAGDVTSRDVIQKQAQNADVVVVALTGSARPEHANAARAIVDVAGKLGNKAPAVIQVSSGGLLENTDGERILDTKDYPASERKEALDQADALDVLRAAKGSVKWSSIAPPPRNFGPGRRRDAYRTASDRPVVDAQGNIGISFEDFALAVIDEVEKPRFRNKRYTVGN, from the coding sequence ATGGCAAGGATCGTTGTACTCGGTGCCGGTGGTCAGGTAGGTCAGTCCATCGTCGCCGAGGCCGTCAAGCGCGGCCACGAGGTCACGGCGGTCGACCAGGACAAGAACTCGTTGAACGGAATCTCCCGGCAGGCCAACGCGGTCGCCGGGGACGTCACCTCCCGTGACGTCATTCAGAAGCAGGCGCAGAACGCGGACGTCGTCGTCGTCGCGCTGACCGGGTCCGCCCGCCCCGAGCACGCGAACGCCGCCCGCGCGATCGTCGACGTCGCCGGCAAGCTCGGCAACAAGGCTCCCGCGGTCATTCAGGTCTCCAGCGGCGGGCTGCTGGAGAACACTGACGGCGAGCGGATTCTCGACACGAAGGACTACCCCGCCTCCGAGCGCAAGGAAGCTCTGGACCAGGCCGACGCGCTCGACGTGCTGCGCGCCGCCAAGGGCAGCGTGAAGTGGTCGAGCATCGCCCCGCCGCCGCGGAACTTCGGCCCGGGCCGCCGCCGCGACGCGTACCGCACCGCCAGCGACCGCCCGGTTGTGGACGCGCAGGGCAACATCGGAATCTCGTTCGAGGACTTCGCGCTCGCCGTCATCGACGAGGTGGAGAAGCCGCGGTTCCGCAACAAGCGGTACACGGTCGGGAACTGA
- a CDS encoding tRNA adenosine deaminase-associated protein produces MSTKGIAIAQHGERWTAHDLHIADMEDLDSLVDAMHDLSSGTVIAFVEEDDEYLAIVRITARDPDPKVFLSDRRVLLTSDHAERLFADALPSMAGFDSDDDSDEDTPVGQASPVGDLDLLADLGTPTEALLELIAEEGMLPADVISAISERAGAGEIFDEARG; encoded by the coding sequence GTGAGCACCAAGGGGATAGCGATCGCCCAGCACGGCGAACGGTGGACGGCACACGACCTCCACATCGCCGACATGGAGGATCTCGACTCGCTCGTCGACGCCATGCACGACCTCTCCTCCGGCACCGTCATCGCGTTCGTCGAGGAGGACGACGAGTACCTCGCCATCGTGCGGATCACCGCGCGGGATCCCGACCCGAAGGTCTTCCTTTCGGACCGCCGGGTCCTGTTGACCTCGGATCACGCCGAGCGCCTCTTCGCGGACGCGCTTCCGTCCATGGCGGGGTTCGACAGCGACGACGACTCCGACGAGGACACCCCCGTCGGCCAGGCGTCGCCCGTCGGCGACCTCGACCTCCTCGCCGACCTCGGGACGCCGACCGAGGCGCTGCTCGAGCTGATCGCCGAGGAGGGCATGCTGCCCGCCGACGTGATCAGCGCCATCAGCGAGCGGGCCGGCGCCGGGGAGATCTTCGACGAGGCCCGTGGCTGA
- a CDS encoding cytochrome P450 gives MTDDLYWDPFDKIVDVDPYPVWRRMRDEAPVYRNDKLDFYALSRHSDVDEAHVDPATYSSAYGTVLELMGPEPLSTGQIIFMDPPAHTLLRALVSRAFTPRRVAALEGHIRQLCAELLDRQVGGGGFDYVQDFAALLPSMVISQLIGVNPEDREEIRQTIDQTFHIEDGKGMINDISFAAQIKLHTYFSEQIEARRREPRDDMMTGLAQAEITTAEGTRRLTTTEATDFTNLLVAAGTETVARLLGWACDLLESHPDQRADLAADPSGLANAVEETLRYEAPSPVQGRTTTRDVVLHGIEIPARSRILLLTASAGRDERKYPDADRYDVRRRFDSHVSFGHGPHFCLGAALARMEGRIALEETLRRFPSWEVDRDRAVRLHTSTVRGYEKLPVIV, from the coding sequence GTGACGGACGACCTGTACTGGGACCCCTTTGACAAGATCGTCGATGTCGACCCCTACCCCGTGTGGCGGCGGATGCGGGACGAGGCCCCGGTCTACCGCAACGACAAGCTGGACTTCTACGCCCTCTCGCGGCACTCCGACGTCGACGAGGCCCACGTCGATCCCGCGACCTACAGCTCGGCGTACGGCACGGTCCTCGAGCTCATGGGGCCGGAGCCACTGAGCACCGGGCAGATCATCTTCATGGACCCGCCGGCGCACACCCTGCTGCGCGCGCTGGTCTCCCGTGCGTTCACCCCACGGCGGGTCGCCGCCCTGGAAGGCCACATCCGCCAGCTCTGCGCGGAGCTCCTCGACCGGCAGGTCGGCGGCGGTGGGTTCGACTATGTGCAGGACTTCGCCGCGCTGCTGCCCTCGATGGTGATCTCCCAGCTGATCGGGGTCAACCCGGAGGACCGGGAGGAGATCCGGCAGACCATCGACCAGACCTTCCACATCGAGGACGGCAAGGGGATGATCAACGACATCTCCTTCGCCGCCCAGATCAAGCTGCACACCTACTTCTCCGAGCAGATCGAGGCCCGGCGCCGGGAGCCGCGCGACGACATGATGACCGGCCTCGCCCAGGCCGAGATCACCACGGCGGAGGGGACCCGTAGGCTGACCACCACGGAGGCGACCGACTTCACCAACCTCCTCGTCGCCGCCGGGACGGAGACCGTCGCCCGGCTGCTCGGCTGGGCCTGCGACCTGCTGGAGTCGCATCCCGACCAGCGCGCCGATCTCGCCGCCGACCCGTCCGGACTGGCGAACGCCGTGGAGGAGACGCTGCGCTACGAGGCACCGTCGCCGGTGCAGGGCCGCACAACCACCCGGGACGTCGTCCTGCACGGCATCGAGATTCCGGCCCGGTCGCGGATCCTGCTCCTCACCGCCTCGGCGGGCCGGGACGAACGCAAGTACCCCGACGCCGACCGCTACGACGTCCGGCGCCGCTTCGACAGCCATGTCTCGTTCGGCCACGGTCCGCACTTCTGCCTGGGCGCCGCGCTGGCCCGGATGGAGGGGCGGATCGCGCTGGAGGAGACGCTGCGCCGCTTCCCGAGCTGGGAGGTCGACCGGGACCGCGCGGTGCGCCTGCACACCAGCACCGTGCGCGGCTACGAGAAGCTGCCCGTCATCGTCTGA
- a CDS encoding FadR/GntR family transcriptional regulator, producing MTDEAGVASGHDERAAVFRVSARRPPLKIAQILAADLRRQILGGELVVDQQLPREAELTAAFEVSRETLREALRILESQSLLEVRRGRGGGAVIRRPGLAAVSRYVALLLQLRRTTLAHLEEARLVIEPHAAEQLALRCGQEGLDHVAALHENTRAAEGDPLAFATAVAAFDQAVTDLAGNRSIAVFTGVLRDIYAGQVYAVVGTPDLASAERAARRVVASQGELLRAVRARDGARASQAWSDYLVSTSRLQVSRSRSRQVIDVVPLWRAQSGSVGSGGSVGGGGSMGSGPPQRMAMAVATEIRARIAEGRLADGARLSSLADLAKEFGISRPTLREALRILETECLIELRTGDRSGPRIRHPSTKVAAQLAGTALEARQTTLADFFRAMTVIEPAMMELAASRIDQESLATLCTLRDELGSCTRDMPRFADIWGRGSALAFTATGNPALTVIAEILQWVRLGTGAALTTGVDEIWVATAQDNVRLFEEVVAALVAGDPARSRAAWAACLETNAPFIESSELARRRMTSEPFPSPAPTGVVR from the coding sequence TTGACGGACGAAGCGGGCGTGGCCAGCGGCCACGACGAGCGAGCAGCCGTTTTCCGGGTGTCGGCCCGTCGGCCACCCCTCAAGATCGCGCAGATCCTCGCGGCGGACCTGCGTCGCCAGATCCTCGGCGGCGAGCTCGTCGTGGACCAGCAGCTGCCGCGCGAGGCCGAGCTCACCGCGGCCTTCGAGGTGTCCCGGGAGACGCTGCGCGAAGCACTGCGGATCCTGGAGTCGCAGTCGCTGCTGGAGGTCCGGCGCGGGCGGGGCGGTGGCGCGGTCATCCGCCGGCCCGGCCTGGCCGCGGTCAGCCGGTACGTGGCGCTGCTGCTGCAGCTGCGGCGCACGACGCTGGCCCATCTCGAAGAGGCCCGCCTGGTCATCGAGCCGCATGCCGCCGAGCAGCTGGCGCTGCGCTGCGGTCAGGAAGGGCTCGACCACGTCGCGGCCCTGCACGAGAACACCCGAGCGGCCGAAGGTGATCCACTCGCCTTCGCCACCGCGGTCGCGGCGTTCGACCAGGCCGTCACCGACCTGGCCGGCAACCGTTCAATCGCGGTGTTCACCGGCGTGCTGCGCGACATCTACGCAGGTCAGGTCTACGCCGTGGTCGGTACCCCCGACCTGGCGTCGGCCGAGCGGGCGGCCCGCCGCGTCGTCGCCAGCCAGGGCGAGCTGCTGCGGGCCGTGCGTGCTCGCGACGGTGCCCGCGCCAGCCAGGCCTGGAGCGACTATCTGGTCAGCACCAGCCGACTCCAGGTGAGCCGCAGCCGCAGCCGGCAGGTGATCGACGTCGTCCCGCTGTGGCGGGCCCAAAGCGGCTCGGTGGGCAGCGGCGGTTCGGTGGGCGGCGGCGGTTCGATGGGCAGCGGGCCACCACAGCGGATGGCCATGGCCGTCGCGACCGAGATCAGGGCGCGGATCGCCGAGGGCCGTCTCGCCGACGGTGCCCGGCTGTCCTCGCTGGCCGACCTCGCCAAGGAGTTCGGCATCTCCCGTCCCACGCTGCGGGAGGCGTTGCGAATCCTGGAGACCGAGTGCCTGATCGAGCTGCGGACGGGGGACCGTTCCGGCCCGCGGATCCGTCATCCCTCGACGAAGGTCGCGGCCCAGCTGGCGGGAACGGCGCTGGAGGCCCGGCAGACGACGCTCGCCGACTTCTTCCGCGCGATGACGGTCATCGAGCCGGCGATGATGGAGCTCGCCGCGTCGAGGATCGACCAGGAGTCACTGGCCACGCTGTGCACCCTGCGGGACGAGCTGGGCAGCTGCACCCGGGACATGCCCCGGTTCGCCGACATCTGGGGCCGGGGCAGCGCGCTTGCCTTCACCGCGACCGGTAATCCCGCGCTCACCGTGATCGCGGAGATCCTCCAGTGGGTGCGCCTCGGCACCGGGGCGGCGCTCACCACCGGGGTTGACGAGATCTGGGTGGCGACCGCGCAGGACAACGTCCGGCTGTTCGAGGAGGTGGTCGCGGCGCTGGTGGCGGGCGACCCGGCCCGGAGCCGGGCGGCCTGGGCCGCGTGTCTGGAGACCAACGCGCCGTTCATCGAATCGTCCGAGCTCGCGCGGCGCCGGATGACCAGCGAGCCCTTTCCGTCGCCGGCTCCGACTGGCGTCGTCCGGTGA
- a CDS encoding Mur ligase family protein — protein MTTPLPRRLTARTQLALAAERLASGASRRLGRGSGEMIGGKIALRISPGALAEVGSNRPTACVSATNGKTTTTRLLARALGTLGPVKSNGGGANMAPGVMTALARPPYDSPAALEVDEIWLPKVARAILPRVVLLLNISRDQLDRSNETRRIAAIWRELGAELRDTVVVANVDDPLVAWAAMTWSRQVWVSAGQNWTADAMVCPQCARLLHRNASGWWCECGLARPEPIVSVAGLGELMWFGRRIPARIDLPGRVNLANAAMAAAAAREFGVEVEDALAAMRGIGDVQGRYQEVPLGQDGHQARLLLAKNPAGWVEMMELLNSAPPRPVVIDFNSQTADGRDPSWIWDVPFERLSGRQVLVTGGRKEDMSVRLAYAEVPHSVHADAEAAAVAANDKVVDVVANYTAFRDLLVRTTR, from the coding sequence ATGACGACACCCCTGCCACGCCGGCTCACAGCCCGTACCCAGCTTGCGCTCGCGGCCGAGCGGTTGGCGTCGGGTGCGTCCCGCCGCCTGGGCCGCGGCTCCGGTGAGATGATCGGCGGAAAGATCGCCCTGCGGATCTCCCCGGGCGCGCTGGCCGAGGTCGGCTCCAACCGCCCGACTGCCTGCGTCTCGGCCACCAACGGCAAGACGACCACCACCAGGCTGCTGGCCCGCGCACTGGGAACGCTGGGCCCGGTGAAGTCGAACGGCGGCGGCGCGAACATGGCGCCCGGCGTGATGACCGCGCTGGCCAGGCCGCCGTACGACTCTCCCGCGGCCCTGGAGGTCGATGAGATCTGGCTGCCCAAGGTGGCGCGGGCGATCCTGCCGCGGGTGGTGCTGCTGCTCAACATCTCGCGTGACCAGCTCGACCGGTCCAACGAGACCCGCCGGATCGCCGCGATCTGGCGCGAGCTGGGCGCCGAGCTGCGCGACACGGTCGTGGTGGCGAACGTCGACGACCCGCTGGTGGCCTGGGCGGCGATGACCTGGTCACGCCAGGTGTGGGTGTCGGCCGGCCAGAACTGGACCGCGGACGCGATGGTCTGCCCGCAGTGCGCCAGGCTGCTGCACCGCAACGCCTCCGGCTGGTGGTGTGAGTGTGGCCTGGCCAGGCCTGAGCCGATCGTCTCGGTGGCCGGCCTCGGTGAGCTGATGTGGTTCGGCCGGCGCATCCCCGCCCGTATCGACCTGCCAGGGCGGGTCAACCTCGCGAACGCGGCGATGGCCGCCGCGGCCGCGCGCGAGTTCGGCGTCGAGGTTGAGGACGCGCTCGCCGCGATGCGTGGCATCGGCGACGTCCAGGGCCGCTACCAGGAGGTGCCGCTGGGCCAGGACGGCCATCAGGCCCGCCTGCTGCTGGCGAAGAACCCGGCCGGCTGGGTCGAGATGATGGAGCTGCTGAACTCGGCGCCGCCGCGGCCGGTCGTGATCGACTTCAACTCGCAGACGGCGGACGGGCGTGACCCGTCCTGGATCTGGGATGTGCCCTTCGAGCGGCTCTCCGGCCGCCAGGTGCTCGTCACCGGGGGCCGCAAGGAGGACATGAGCGTGCGCCTGGCCTATGCCGAGGTTCCTCACAGCGTCCATGCCGACGCCGAGGCCGCCGCCGTGGCGGCGAACGACAAGGTGGTGGACGTCGTCGCGAACTACACGGCGTTCCGCGACCTGCTCGTGCGGACCACCCGGTGA
- a CDS encoding pyridoxal phosphate-dependent decarboxylase family protein, with protein MFEALTPGLEQAVVDLARTRMSLDPVPLDGSATPTELAVRAGPTVTPDGIGGPAALRVFDEVLSRACISADHPRNLAFIPAAPTRASILFDLVVGASSIYGGSWLEGAGAVHAENEALRWLSDLVGFPAEAGGAFVQGGTIGNLSALVAARHTARARRAARGLPAPARWSFLCGSEAHSSLRQAAEVMDVDPVFVAADGDGRLTGQAVAAALGALGTRGPGPPGSRGAATGTGGDSGVFAVVATAGSTQFGVVDDIRGIVDAARPHDLWVHVDGAYGLAGAAAPSTRHLFDGVGDADSFIVDPHKWLFAPFDACALVYRDPAEARAAHAQQAGYLEVLDRDSPWNPSDYQIGLSRRVRGLPFWFSLATYGTRAYSRAVEGCLATARAAADRIRELPYVELVREPELSVVVLRRLGWSAEDYHRWTTWLLGSGLGFVTPTVHNEETVTRFAIVNPRTTPDDIDRILATMSDGR; from the coding sequence ATGTTCGAAGCGCTCACTCCTGGCCTCGAACAGGCGGTTGTGGATCTCGCGCGGACGCGGATGAGCCTCGACCCGGTACCCCTGGACGGGAGCGCCACACCCACCGAACTGGCGGTACGGGCCGGGCCGACGGTTACCCCGGACGGCATCGGCGGGCCGGCGGCGCTGCGGGTGTTTGACGAGGTTCTGTCCCGGGCCTGCATTTCGGCCGACCATCCACGCAATCTTGCCTTCATCCCCGCCGCGCCGACGCGCGCCTCGATTCTGTTCGATCTGGTGGTCGGCGCCTCGTCCATCTACGGCGGGAGCTGGCTGGAAGGCGCCGGAGCGGTCCACGCCGAGAACGAGGCGCTGCGCTGGCTGTCCGACCTGGTCGGATTTCCGGCGGAGGCGGGCGGCGCGTTCGTGCAGGGCGGCACCATCGGCAACCTCTCGGCGCTGGTCGCCGCGCGGCACACGGCGCGGGCCCGGCGCGCCGCCCGGGGCCTGCCCGCGCCGGCCCGCTGGAGCTTCCTGTGCGGATCCGAGGCGCACTCGTCCCTGCGGCAGGCCGCCGAGGTGATGGACGTCGACCCGGTCTTCGTCGCGGCCGACGGCGACGGACGGCTGACCGGCCAGGCGGTCGCGGCGGCCCTCGGTGCGCTGGGCACCCGGGGCCCGGGCCCGCCGGGCAGCCGGGGCGCAGCCACCGGGACCGGCGGCGACTCCGGGGTGTTCGCCGTCGTCGCCACCGCGGGCAGCACCCAGTTCGGCGTCGTCGACGACATCCGCGGGATCGTCGACGCTGCCCGTCCACACGACCTGTGGGTGCATGTGGACGGCGCCTACGGCCTCGCGGGCGCCGCCGCCCCCTCGACCCGCCATCTCTTCGACGGCGTCGGCGACGCCGACTCGTTCATCGTCGACCCGCACAAATGGCTGTTCGCCCCGTTCGACGCGTGCGCGCTGGTCTACCGCGACCCGGCCGAGGCACGGGCCGCCCACGCCCAACAGGCGGGCTACCTGGAGGTCCTCGACCGCGACAGCCCATGGAACCCGTCCGACTACCAGATCGGGCTCTCCCGGCGGGTACGCGGCCTGCCGTTCTGGTTCTCGCTGGCCACCTACGGCACCCGTGCCTACAGCCGGGCCGTGGAGGGCTGCCTCGCGACCGCCCGGGCGGCGGCGGACCGCATCCGGGAGCTGCCCTATGTGGAGCTGGTGCGCGAGCCGGAGCTTTCGGTCGTCGTGCTGCGTCGGCTGGGATGGTCCGCGGAGGACTACCACCGCTGGACGACGTGGCTGCTCGGCAGCGGGCTGGGCTTCGTCACCCCCACCGTCCACAACGAGGAGACCGTGACCCGATTCGCGATCGTCAATCCCCGCACGACCCCGGACGACATCGACCGGATTCTCGCCACGATGTCCGACGGCCGATGA